The following are from one region of the Salmo trutta chromosome 20, fSalTru1.1, whole genome shotgun sequence genome:
- the LOC115156279 gene encoding trace amine-associated receptor 13c-like has translation MEEHKEVQYCFQDRNSSCRKALLSISIYITLYIFFSLISAVTVFLNLLVIISISHFKQLHTPTNLLILSLAVSDLLVGLIVIPVVTVAIMEPCWGFGEYFCVFLLYITCLCTSLSLGSLVLISIDRYVAVCDPLLYHSKITTTRMMCCISITWCCCIIYDAAIIKDIVNVQVPSQCLDECFTGEGYIWGNIIDFIISMVVPCCIIITLYMKIFVVARSQARKVFLKEDASVSGVKTVQANKSERKAAKTLAIVVFTYLSCWFPFLFCFLFISFLSDNLLSFIISFLPLANSLINPIIYAFFYPWFKVTAKHILTLKLRRS, from the coding sequence ATGGAGGAACATAAAGAGGTTCAATACTGTTTTCAAGACAGAAACTCTTCTTGCAGAAAGGCTTTGCTATCGATATCTATCTACATAACACTGTACATCTTCTTCTCATTGATTTCTGCAGTTACAGTATTTTTGAACCTACTGGTGatcatctccatctctcacttCAAGCAGCTCCACACTCCAACCAACCTGCTCatcctctctctggctgtgtcaGATCTCCTGGTGGGACTGATTGTGATACCAGTAGTGACTGTAGCAATAATGGAACCATGCTGGGGTTTTGGggaatatttctgtgtgtttcttcTCTACATTACTTGTTTATGTACTTCTTTATCTCTGGGCAGTTTGGTCTTGATATCTATTGACCGCTATGTTGCTGTGTGTGATCCCTTATTGTACCACtctaaaataacaacaacaagaaTGATGTGTTGTATATCCATTACCTGGTGTTGTTGTATCATATATGATGCTGCTATTAtaaaagacattgtaaatgtaCAGGTACCCAGTCAGTGTTTGGATGAATGTTTTACTGGTGAAGGATATATTTGGGGCAATATAATTGACTTCATAATTTCAATGGTTGTCCCATGCTGTATTATTATAACACTTTATATGAAAATTTTTGTGGTGGCCAGATCACAGGCCAGAAAGGTATTTTTGAAAGAGGATGCCAGTGTGTCTGGTGTTAAAACTGTACAGGCAAATAAGTCTGAGAGAAAAGCAGCAAAAACTCTAGCTATTGTTGTTTTCACCTATCTAAGTTGTTGGTTTCCAtttctattttgttttttatttatttctttcttAAGTGACAATTTATTATCCTTCATCATCAGCTTTCTGCCGCTTGCTAATTCTTTAATTAATCCTATCATTTATGCTTTCTTTTATCCATGGTTCAAAGTGACAGCTAAACATATTTTAACTCTGAAGTTAAGGCGTTCATAG